The Bradyrhizobium betae genomic interval CACGTTCTACGGCAAGAGCCACATCCTCAACGACGCCGCGCTGGACGTGCGCGACGGCGAGATCGTCGCGCTGCTCGGGCGCAACGGCGCCGGCAAGTCGACGCTGCTCAAATCCATCGCCGGCCTCGTGCCGGCGGCCTCGGGCAGCATCGACTATCGCGGCACCGACATCGCGCGCCTCCCCGCACCCGACATCGCCCGCCGCGGCATCGGCTACGTACCGCAGGGACGCGGGCTGTTCGCCGGCATGACCGTGCGCGAAAACCTCGCGCTCGGCCGCCTCGCGCGCAAGACCGACGGCAGCGACGGCGTGGTCTGGAACGAAGAGCAGATCCTGCACTACTTCCCGCGCCTGAAGGAGCGCATGAACATCGCGGCCGATTATCTTTCCGGCGGCGAGCAGCAGATGGTGGCGGTCGCGCGCGCCATGTCCGGCAATGTCCGCCTGCTGCTGCTGGACGAACCGTTCGAGGGTCTCGCGCCGGCCGTGACGCTCGAACTCTTCAAGGTGTTCGACCAGCTTCGCCGGCACATGTCGATCGTGATCGTCGAGCACAATCTCGATCTCGTGCTGGCGCTGGCCGACCGCGTCTTCGCGCTCGAGCGCGGTGCCGTGTTCCACCAGGGACCGGCAGCGCCGCTGCTGAACGATCTCGGCTATCGCAAGCAGATCCTGTGGCTCTAGCCCCTACTCCGCCTTGATGTTCGCCGCCGTCACGACCTCGGCGAGCTCCCTGGTCTCCTTCGCGATCCTGGCGGCGTAGTCGGCCGGGCTGAGCACGCTCAGGACGCCTTGCGTCTCCAGCCGCTCCTGCATCGCCGGGTCCTTGGCGGCGGCGACGATCTCCCGATGCAGCGTCTCCAGGATCGGTGCCGGCGTCGCCTTCGGCATGAAGAAGCCGACCCAGAACGAGAGGTCGAAGCCGGGATAGCCGGCTTCCGCGACGGTCGGCACGTCGGGCAGCGACGGCAGCCGCTCGGCCGAGGACACCGCGAGCGCGCGCAGCTTGCCGGCCTTCACCAGCGGCACGGCCGAGAGCGGATCGAACACCGCCAGCACCTCCTGCGCGAGGATGCCGACCTCGGACGCAGCCCCACCGCGATAGGGCACGTGGATCAGCTTGATGCCGGCCTTCTGGCTGAGCAGCTCCATGGCGAGATGAGCGAGGTTGCCGTTGCCGCCGGAGCCGTAAGCGAGCTCGCCCGGCCTGGCCTTGGCGGCAGCGACGAGATCGGCGACGGTCTTGATGTCGGCGGTCTTGGGATTCTCGGGGTTGACCACGAGGACGAGCGGCGCCGACACGACGGTGGTCAGCGGCGCGAAATCACCGATCGGATCGTAGCGGGCGTCCTTGAACAGCGTCTTGTTGAGCGTGATGGTTGAGGAGTTGCAGGCCAGCATGGTGTAGCCGTCCGCATCCGCGCGCGCCACGCCCTCGGCCGCGATCATGCCGTTGGCGCCGGCGCGGTTCTCGACCACGAAGGGCTGCCCGAGCTTGTTGCTCAGGCGGTCGGCGACGATGCGCGCGACGACATCGACCGGACCGCCCGCGCTGAAGCCGACCATGATCTTGACCGGACGCGCCGGATATTTCTGCGCGACGGCCTGCGTCGACAGCGCGCATGCGCATAATCCGGCGATGATGGCCAGCAGGCGGACCGTTCGTTGCATTGGTTCTCTCCCCAGCTCCGCGCCGCCTGTGCTTGTTGTTATGCGGCGCGTTCGCCGATCATGAATAGCGGCCGCGCCGATTTTGGCAATCGCATTTCCGGCAGCGAAGTGTCCGGCATTCCGTCGCGCGGCACGCCAGCGCCGGTATCCAGACAAAGCGCGAAAACAACCCCATGCACAGTAGCCGACGCCAGTCGAAACAAGGACTTGCGCGGCAGCAACTTCTCTTATCCCGAAAACACGTTGACACGTCGGGCAAAACAGGAGCAGAATGGCATCATCGCGATAATCGCCGGCGTGGATGCCGTCCCGGTCAAGGGCGCCTCGACCCGGCTATGCGCGTACCCCCTCACCGACATCCGAAAAATCGCAACCGCCCCGATAGTACACGCACGATTGGCTTCGCTCTCCGCGAGGCTTCGCGCGCCTGCGCCGGCAAAGGACACATCGCATGACGACATTACCGACACACAGCGAGACGGCCATCAGCACAGCCGATCGTGCCCCGATCATCGCAAGCCCAAAGGTCAAGCTGCGCCGCAGGCGGATCGTGATCGAACATCCCGATCCGCGAACCGGTGAGTTGCTGCTGGCCGAGGCGCTGGGCGCCGTCGACCGCGACGCGCTGCACGGACTATTGAGCCAGTTGACGAAAGCCAGCGCGGTTGCGCGG includes:
- a CDS encoding Bug family tripartite tricarboxylate transporter substrate binding protein, whose product is MQRTVRLLAIIAGLCACALSTQAVAQKYPARPVKIMVGFSAGGPVDVVARIVADRLSNKLGQPFVVENRAGANGMIAAEGVARADADGYTMLACNSSTITLNKTLFKDARYDPIGDFAPLTTVVSAPLVLVVNPENPKTADIKTVADLVAAAKARPGELAYGSGGNGNLAHLAMELLSQKAGIKLIHVPYRGGAASEVGILAQEVLAVFDPLSAVPLVKAGKLRALAVSSAERLPSLPDVPTVAEAGYPGFDLSFWVGFFMPKATPAPILETLHREIVAAAKDPAMQERLETQGVLSVLSPADYAARIAKETRELAEVVTAANIKAE